In the genome of Microbacterium saperdae, one region contains:
- a CDS encoding helix-turn-helix domain-containing protein gives MPVARARTLAMFGSVRIREFVRGRDDGRSRLDRVAGLIGLHSVRSGGIDIGSASGTIRLHENDAFLLSHDAPLLASPRDELRLLSILIPAEALTGYAAPAPGEVRTVASTSALLDPAVAFAESAATTDSEPVSGFGNYYFERLLQEMVLGVAVEGTRAPRVGLSADVYRDAVSTIVAQRSDPQLAPRGIAEQLSISLRQLQRAFRARGTTPERAIRRARVEHALDLLTDRAYDGLSVAMIGEYSGFSGGSSLARAMGQEGMSSPSEVRRAARG, from the coding sequence ATGCCGGTAGCGAGAGCCCGCACGCTCGCGATGTTCGGCAGCGTACGCATTCGGGAGTTCGTCCGAGGGCGGGATGACGGTCGATCCCGCCTCGACCGTGTCGCCGGTCTGATCGGCCTCCACAGTGTCAGATCCGGAGGGATCGACATCGGCTCCGCATCGGGAACGATCCGTCTCCATGAGAACGACGCGTTCCTGCTGAGTCATGACGCGCCCCTGCTGGCCTCGCCGCGGGATGAGCTGCGACTGCTGTCGATCCTGATTCCGGCAGAAGCCCTGACCGGGTATGCCGCGCCTGCTCCGGGAGAGGTGCGCACGGTGGCGTCCACGAGCGCGTTGCTCGACCCCGCAGTGGCCTTCGCGGAGTCCGCGGCGACGACCGACAGCGAACCGGTCAGCGGTTTCGGCAACTACTACTTCGAGCGCCTGCTCCAGGAGATGGTGCTCGGCGTCGCTGTCGAGGGCACCCGAGCCCCGCGTGTGGGGCTCTCGGCCGATGTCTATCGTGACGCGGTGAGCACGATCGTGGCCCAGCGTTCTGACCCTCAGCTCGCGCCGCGTGGAATCGCCGAGCAACTCAGCATCTCGCTGCGCCAGCTGCAGCGAGCGTTCCGGGCACGCGGCACCACGCCCGAACGGGCCATCCGTCGAGCACGGGTGGAGCATGCGCTCGACCTGCTCACCGATCGCGCCTACGACGGATTGAGCGTGGCGATGATCGGGGAGTACTCCGGGTTCTCCGGCGGGTCGAGTCTCGCCAGAGCGATGGGGCAGGAGGGGATGAGCTCCCCGTCCGAGGTGCGGCGAGCCGCGCGGGGGTGA
- a CDS encoding pyridoxamine 5'-phosphate oxidase family protein, protein MTDTTPTQRVAELIKDFRFAMFTTRNAQDRLVAHPLTVQEAEFDGDLWFLVSRSASFLEDLRRDDHAGVSLSSNGSWVSLSGTAELVEDPAKVRELWSPTVEAWFTEGPDDPDVGLLKFSAESAEYWDSPGGKLASLFSFVKAKVTGEPYDAENEKVELPDA, encoded by the coding sequence ATGACCGACACCACCCCCACCCAGCGCGTCGCGGAGCTGATCAAGGACTTCCGCTTCGCCATGTTCACGACGCGCAATGCCCAGGACCGCCTGGTCGCGCACCCGCTCACCGTGCAGGAGGCGGAGTTCGACGGCGACCTCTGGTTCCTCGTGTCACGGAGCGCCTCATTCCTGGAAGACCTCCGACGGGACGACCACGCGGGCGTCTCGCTCAGCTCGAACGGCTCCTGGGTCTCGCTCTCCGGCACGGCAGAGCTCGTGGAGGATCCCGCGAAGGTGCGCGAGCTGTGGAGCCCGACTGTGGAGGCGTGGTTCACGGAAGGCCCGGACGACCCCGATGTCGGACTGCTCAAGTTCTCCGCCGAGTCCGCGGAGTACTGGGACAGCCCCGGCGGCAAGCTCGCCTCGCTCTTCAGCTTCGTGAAGGCCAAGGTCACGGGCGAGCCATACGACGCCGAGAACGAGAAGGTCGAGCTCCCGGACGCCTGA
- a CDS encoding glutamine synthetase family protein produces MDKQRDFVLRTIEERGVKFVRLWFTDVIGTLKSVAIAPAEVEGAFAEGIGFDGSAIEGLTRSYESDLLAQPDPTTFQTLPWRGEIDPTARMFCDLTTPDGQPAVADPRHVLKRTLAKAADAGFTFYTHPEIEFYLLKSSSYGPEGPIPVDSAGYFDNVPGGTAHDFRRRSVRMLEDLGISVEFSHHEGGPGQNEIDLRYADALTTADNVMTFRTVIKEVAIEQGVYATFMPKPLSGHPGSGMHTHMSLFEGDQNAFYEEGAKYQLSKTGRHFIAGLLKHANEISAVTNQFVNSYKRLWGGDEAPSFVTWGHNNRSALVRVPMYKPNKGQSSRVEYRALDSAANPYLAYALMLAAGLKGIEEGYELPPEAEDNVWSLSDAERRALGYSSLPASLDHALEFMEDSELVAETLGEQVFNYVLLNKRKEWEAYRGQVTPLELKNNLELL; encoded by the coding sequence ATGGACAAGCAGAGGGATTTCGTCCTCCGGACGATCGAAGAGCGCGGCGTCAAGTTCGTGCGACTGTGGTTCACCGATGTGATCGGAACCCTCAAATCGGTCGCGATCGCGCCCGCAGAGGTCGAGGGGGCCTTCGCAGAGGGCATCGGCTTCGACGGCTCGGCGATCGAGGGACTGACACGCAGCTACGAGTCGGACCTGTTGGCGCAGCCCGACCCCACGACCTTCCAGACGCTCCCGTGGCGCGGTGAGATCGATCCGACCGCCCGCATGTTCTGCGATCTGACGACACCAGACGGCCAGCCAGCGGTCGCCGACCCGCGCCATGTGCTCAAGCGCACGCTGGCCAAGGCCGCGGACGCCGGCTTCACGTTCTACACGCATCCCGAGATCGAGTTCTACCTTCTGAAGTCGTCCTCGTATGGTCCTGAGGGTCCGATCCCCGTGGACTCCGCCGGCTACTTCGACAACGTCCCCGGTGGCACGGCTCACGACTTCCGTCGGCGTTCGGTGCGGATGCTCGAAGACCTCGGCATCTCGGTGGAGTTCAGCCACCACGAGGGCGGCCCCGGCCAGAACGAGATCGATCTGCGCTACGCCGACGCCCTCACGACGGCGGACAACGTGATGACCTTCCGCACCGTCATCAAGGAGGTGGCGATCGAGCAGGGCGTCTACGCGACGTTCATGCCGAAGCCGCTCAGCGGTCACCCCGGCAGCGGGATGCACACGCACATGTCGCTCTTCGAGGGCGATCAGAACGCCTTCTACGAGGAGGGCGCCAAGTACCAGCTGTCCAAGACGGGGCGGCACTTCATCGCGGGTCTGCTCAAGCACGCGAACGAGATCTCGGCGGTCACCAACCAGTTCGTGAACTCCTACAAGCGTCTCTGGGGCGGCGACGAGGCCCCGAGCTTCGTCACCTGGGGCCACAACAACCGTTCGGCGCTCGTGCGCGTCCCGATGTACAAGCCGAACAAGGGACAGTCCTCGCGCGTCGAGTACCGAGCCCTGGACTCCGCGGCCAACCCGTACCTCGCCTACGCCTTGATGCTCGCTGCCGGTCTCAAAGGCATCGAGGAGGGCTACGAGCTTCCGCCCGAGGCCGAGGACAACGTGTGGTCGCTCAGCGACGCTGAGCGTCGGGCGCTCGGCTACTCGTCACTGCCCGCGAGCCTTGACCACGCCCTCGAGTTCATGGAGGACTCGGAGCTCGTCGCCGAGACGCTGGGGGAGCAGGTGTTCAACTACGTGCTGCTCAACAAGCGCAAGGAGTGGGAGGCCTACCGTGGCCAGGTCACTCCGCTGGAGTTGAAGAACAACCTCGAGCTGCTCTGA
- a CDS encoding diacylglycerol/lipid kinase family protein, whose product MTHARIGIVWNPSKVDQDVLKDAVSVVFGDEQDIRWWETTPEDPGRGMAKEARDDRRDIVIAVGGDGTVRAVAESLAGSEIALGIVPQGTGNLLARNLEVPLNNVQAALERVRDAEPRRIDLGWVSYDGTEHAFAVMVGFGIDAQMLVETDDDLKSKAGWLAYVEAMGRALAGTEMTDITVSVDGENPVAVRGHTMLIGNCGMVQGGIRLLPDAVLDDGKLDVLMISADGPLQWLDTFRSFVWDNGIRRFFAGGDEAVSTESAQHIAVETLSVELETPLVFEIDGEEMGEVTSFDVRVEAGALLVR is encoded by the coding sequence ATGACCCACGCACGCATCGGCATCGTCTGGAATCCCTCGAAGGTCGATCAGGACGTTCTGAAAGATGCCGTGAGCGTCGTCTTCGGCGATGAGCAGGACATCCGCTGGTGGGAGACCACTCCGGAGGACCCCGGCCGCGGCATGGCGAAAGAGGCGCGCGACGACCGTCGCGACATCGTGATCGCCGTGGGAGGCGACGGCACGGTCCGCGCGGTGGCGGAGTCGCTCGCCGGCTCGGAGATCGCTCTCGGAATCGTGCCGCAGGGCACCGGAAACCTGCTCGCCCGCAACCTCGAGGTCCCGCTGAACAACGTGCAGGCGGCGCTCGAACGCGTGCGCGATGCGGAACCGCGTCGCATCGATCTCGGCTGGGTGTCGTATGACGGCACCGAGCACGCCTTCGCGGTGATGGTGGGATTCGGGATCGACGCGCAGATGCTGGTCGAGACCGATGACGACCTGAAGTCCAAGGCCGGCTGGCTCGCCTATGTCGAGGCGATGGGTCGCGCACTGGCAGGCACGGAGATGACCGACATCACGGTGTCGGTCGATGGCGAGAACCCGGTCGCCGTGCGCGGTCATACCATGCTGATCGGCAACTGCGGCATGGTGCAGGGCGGCATCCGTCTGCTGCCGGACGCCGTGCTCGACGATGGCAAGCTCGACGTGCTCATGATCAGCGCCGACGGGCCGCTGCAGTGGCTCGACACCTTCCGTTCGTTCGTGTGGGACAACGGCATCCGTCGGTTCTTCGCGGGTGGGGATGAGGCGGTCAGCACAGAATCGGCTCAGCACATCGCGGTGGAGACGCTCTCGGTGGAGCTGGAGACCCCACTCGTCTTCGAGATCGATGGCGAGGAGATGGGTGAGGTCACCTCGTTCGACGTGCGCGTCGAGGCCGGCGCACTCCTCGTCCGCTGA
- a CDS encoding bifunctional [glutamine synthetase] adenylyltransferase/[glutamine synthetase]-adenylyl-L-tyrosine phosphorylase: MARPDDSVSLSALARLGFSELSEAAAELTELATILGAPRSEILDGAAGAPDADAAVRGMLRVARRDPAPVKQLLADEQERRRVWRVLGASEGLADFFLRHPEQLSVLSGPIDALPSSAELRERLLSSVGTVDGFAETGEDSAVVSLRVAYRASLARIAAFDLTHPAPTTVVGAVAAALADAAGAALEASLAVARARLEGSAPHEQIAATRLAIIGMGKSGARELNYVSDVDVIFVGGTADEEVVSEARAIDIATRLARETMRGLSGIEVEPPLWEVDAALRPEGKQGALVRSLTSHLAYYDRWAKSWEFQALLKARPLAGDPELGDDYIAAVQPKIWSSAARKDFVDSVQRMRERVMEHIGPEDVPYQIKLGAGGIRDIEFTVQLLQLVHGLTDPTLRTRGTLESLDALVAGGYIGRVEAAAFAQDYCILRLMEHRLQLRELSRTHLMPRTPAGLRVLARSTGLADTGDGIWARWETVRREVREIHTRLFYRPLLSAVAALPEEERTLSAAQAHDRLAAIGFRDPAGALRHIGALTTGLSRKATIQRHLMPIMVRWFADGSDPDYGLIAFRRISERLGDTPWFLRMLRDSSGAAESLTRLLSSSRYIGELMEWIPESVAWLDSTELLRPRGAVALDEEARAIQTRHETVGDALRAVRANRRRELLRTAMGAVLDVVTIEEIATALTEITETTIQAALRAVFREVVPPEDDALDFAVIGMGRFGGAELGFGSDADILYVYDANGVDPQRAQTLATQIVTRLREHLTDHRLPLDLDADLRPEGRSGPVVRSIEAYTAYYRRWSLSWEAQALLRGRGVAGSSKLIEKFMALADSIRYPETVDQQGLREIKRIKARVEGERLPQGADPRRHLKLGPGTLSDVEWLVQLLQLQHAYDTPGMRTTSTIAALDAAVAAGLVDEVSAERLRDAWRLASRLRSAITLLTGQTTDVLPADRRELDAIGRLLGYPDRSATELEEDYLGVTRRARKAFEQLFYG; this comes from the coding sequence ATGGCCCGTCCGGACGATTCCGTCTCGCTCTCCGCGCTGGCCAGGCTCGGTTTCTCGGAACTGAGCGAGGCGGCCGCAGAACTCACCGAGCTCGCCACGATCCTCGGAGCCCCGCGCTCCGAGATCCTGGACGGTGCGGCAGGGGCGCCGGATGCCGATGCAGCGGTGCGCGGGATGCTGCGCGTCGCGCGACGAGACCCTGCGCCCGTGAAGCAGCTTCTGGCCGATGAGCAGGAGCGCCGACGGGTGTGGCGTGTCCTCGGCGCATCCGAGGGGCTGGCCGACTTCTTCCTCCGGCATCCGGAACAGCTGTCGGTGCTGAGCGGGCCGATCGATGCGCTGCCCTCTTCTGCCGAACTGCGGGAGAGGCTGCTGTCGTCCGTCGGCACGGTCGACGGTTTCGCGGAGACCGGCGAGGATTCCGCCGTCGTCTCTCTGCGCGTCGCCTATCGCGCGAGTCTGGCGAGGATCGCGGCGTTCGACCTGACGCACCCCGCGCCCACGACCGTCGTCGGGGCAGTGGCGGCGGCCCTCGCGGATGCGGCCGGGGCGGCGCTCGAGGCCTCTCTCGCCGTCGCACGGGCCCGCCTCGAAGGCTCCGCGCCCCACGAGCAGATCGCGGCGACGCGGCTCGCGATCATCGGCATGGGCAAGTCCGGCGCCCGAGAGTTGAACTATGTCAGCGACGTCGATGTGATCTTCGTCGGGGGCACCGCGGATGAGGAGGTGGTGAGTGAAGCTCGGGCGATCGACATCGCGACCCGCCTCGCGCGCGAGACCATGCGCGGACTCAGCGGGATCGAGGTCGAGCCTCCGTTGTGGGAGGTCGATGCGGCTCTCCGACCCGAGGGCAAGCAGGGTGCGCTGGTCCGTTCTCTGACCTCGCACCTGGCGTACTACGACCGATGGGCGAAGAGCTGGGAGTTCCAGGCGCTGCTGAAGGCGCGCCCGCTCGCCGGCGACCCCGAGCTCGGCGACGACTACATCGCCGCGGTGCAGCCGAAGATCTGGTCGAGCGCCGCCCGGAAGGACTTCGTCGACAGCGTCCAACGCATGCGCGAGCGGGTGATGGAGCACATCGGTCCCGAAGACGTGCCGTACCAGATCAAGCTCGGCGCCGGAGGTATCCGCGACATCGAGTTCACCGTGCAGCTGCTGCAGCTCGTGCACGGGCTCACGGATCCCACGCTGCGCACGCGCGGCACGCTGGAGAGCCTGGATGCGCTGGTCGCGGGTGGTTACATCGGTCGGGTGGAGGCGGCGGCGTTCGCACAGGACTACTGCATCCTGCGGCTCATGGAACACCGGCTGCAGCTCCGCGAGCTCAGTCGCACCCATCTGATGCCGCGCACCCCGGCCGGCTTGCGGGTGCTCGCGCGCAGCACCGGTCTCGCTGACACCGGAGACGGGATCTGGGCGCGGTGGGAGACCGTGCGCCGCGAGGTCCGGGAGATACACACCCGCCTCTTCTATCGTCCGCTGCTCAGCGCCGTCGCGGCGTTGCCGGAGGAGGAGCGCACGCTCTCGGCCGCGCAGGCGCACGATCGCCTTGCGGCGATCGGATTCCGTGATCCGGCCGGCGCGCTGAGGCACATCGGCGCGCTCACGACAGGGCTCAGCCGCAAGGCGACGATCCAGCGGCATCTGATGCCGATCATGGTGCGCTGGTTCGCGGACGGCAGCGACCCCGACTACGGCCTGATCGCGTTTCGGCGCATCAGCGAACGCCTGGGCGACACTCCCTGGTTCCTCCGCATGCTGCGGGATTCCTCCGGCGCCGCTGAGAGTCTGACCCGCCTGTTGTCGTCCTCGCGCTACATCGGCGAGTTGATGGAGTGGATCCCGGAATCGGTCGCCTGGTTGGACAGCACGGAGCTGCTCCGCCCTCGCGGCGCCGTCGCGCTCGACGAGGAGGCGCGGGCGATCCAGACGCGCCATGAGACCGTCGGAGATGCTCTCCGCGCCGTCAGGGCGAATCGCCGCCGCGAGCTCCTCCGCACCGCGATGGGCGCCGTCCTCGACGTCGTGACGATCGAGGAGATCGCGACTGCCCTCACGGAGATCACCGAGACGACGATTCAGGCGGCGCTACGGGCGGTCTTCCGCGAGGTCGTCCCGCCGGAGGACGACGCGCTGGACTTCGCCGTGATCGGCATGGGTCGCTTCGGTGGTGCCGAGCTCGGATTCGGCTCGGACGCCGACATCCTCTACGTGTACGACGCGAACGGCGTGGACCCGCAGCGCGCGCAGACGCTCGCCACCCAAATCGTTACGCGCCTGCGTGAGCACCTGACCGATCATCGCCTGCCGCTCGACCTCGACGCGGATCTGCGTCCTGAGGGCCGCAGCGGCCCCGTCGTGCGGTCGATCGAGGCATACACCGCATACTACCGCCGCTGGTCGCTGTCGTGGGAGGCGCAGGCGCTGCTCCGAGGGCGTGGTGTGGCCGGCAGCAGCAAGCTGATCGAGAAGTTCATGGCACTCGCCGATTCGATCCGTTACCCCGAGACCGTCGACCAGCAGGGACTGCGTGAGATCAAGCGCATCAAGGCCCGTGTCGAGGGGGAGCGGCTGCCCCAGGGCGCCGATCCGAGGAGGCACCTGAAGCTCGGCCCGGGAACGCTGAGCGATGTCGAATGGCTGGTGCAGCTCCTGCAACTGCAGCACGCGTACGACACTCCGGGCATGCGGACGACTTCCACGATCGCGGCGCTGGATGCCGCAGTGGCGGCGGGGCTGGTCGACGAGGTCTCCGCCGAACGCCTGCGCGATGCCTGGCGACTGGCGAGCAGGCTGCGGTCGGCGATCACCCTGCTCACGGGCCAGACGACGGATGTGCTGCCCGCGGACCGCCGTGAACTCGACGCGATCGGGCGTCTCCTCGGCTATCCCGACCGCTCGGCCACCGAGCTGGAAGAGGACTACCTCGGAGTCACTCGTCGAGCCCGCAAGGCGTTCGAGCAGCTGTTCTACGGGTGA
- a CDS encoding PLDc N-terminal domain-containing protein, producing the protein MLFWEILGWMLWATVFIGYLFALFAIITDLFRDRELNGWWKALWVIFLIFLPFLTVLIYLIARGQGMAERSGRAAREAEDAAQTYIREVAGSSPSEEIAAAAALLEAGSISTAEFEQLKAKALS; encoded by the coding sequence ATGCTCTTCTGGGAAATTCTCGGCTGGATGCTCTGGGCGACGGTCTTCATCGGCTACCTGTTCGCGCTGTTCGCGATCATCACGGACCTGTTCCGCGATCGTGAGCTCAACGGCTGGTGGAAGGCGCTCTGGGTCATCTTCCTGATCTTCCTGCCCTTCCTCACAGTGCTGATCTACCTGATCGCGCGGGGACAGGGAATGGCGGAGCGGAGCGGCCGCGCCGCGCGGGAGGCGGAGGATGCCGCGCAGACGTACATCCGCGAGGTCGCGGGGTCGTCGCCGAGCGAGGAGATCGCCGCCGCTGCTGCCCTCCTCGAAGCCGGGTCCATCTCGACGGCGGAGTTCGAGCAGCTGAAGGCCAAGGCGCTGTCGTGA
- a CDS encoding helix-turn-helix transcriptional regulator, giving the protein MIEAVRHELASGDPEQARRTLRRNWLRLILESHTAELEQLCLAAPDPHDPHVLLIRACCRDLLGDTFGATFLRGQGMRVASDDFVACFTELLLAPDTPTKAALADRAREALSQCGPDDDYPSALFLLGWTEVRLRRDPAGAIALLRSAADEARLRGHAETLRLAQSNLAFALTHAGLFTEAEQILDALPASASPSDWDRFEGGLPQANRGCIAYWRGDFEGAIVHLDSVIADGTPGNNFEALARLYLVMSLIALRRQDRYYNAGALLQGVSRADKHGVPWDTLRRVVSAWLSHAEDRDDRARGVAAPVLSARTGAPVAHARLAELYRVMGEPALAAQALRLASTTALPRYALVNTLVTSAALNAEAGRGPQAHEQLDRALEAATAEKVLAPFLADDEVIGDLLGAHVHRGSRHHALLQSILERRGRLTSLLDGVLTRRESEILACLRTEMTAEEIATHLGISYPTVKTHIRSVYRKLGVSTRRAAVHAVDAR; this is encoded by the coding sequence GTGATCGAAGCCGTACGCCACGAGCTCGCATCCGGCGATCCGGAACAGGCTCGGCGCACCCTGCGGCGCAACTGGCTGCGACTGATCCTCGAATCCCACACCGCAGAGCTCGAGCAGCTCTGCCTTGCGGCCCCCGATCCGCACGACCCGCATGTCCTCCTCATCCGTGCCTGCTGCCGCGACCTGCTGGGCGATACGTTCGGCGCGACCTTCTTGCGCGGGCAGGGGATGCGCGTGGCATCCGACGACTTCGTCGCCTGCTTCACGGAACTGCTGCTCGCCCCCGACACACCGACCAAGGCCGCGCTCGCCGACCGCGCACGCGAAGCGCTCTCGCAGTGCGGCCCGGATGACGATTACCCGTCGGCGCTGTTCCTGTTGGGGTGGACCGAGGTGCGGCTTCGCCGCGACCCCGCCGGCGCGATCGCTCTGCTCCGGTCGGCCGCGGATGAGGCTCGTCTGCGTGGACACGCCGAGACGCTCCGTCTCGCACAGTCCAACCTCGCCTTCGCACTCACCCATGCCGGGCTCTTCACGGAGGCCGAACAGATCCTCGATGCGCTCCCTGCATCCGCGTCCCCGTCCGACTGGGATCGCTTCGAGGGCGGCCTCCCGCAGGCGAACCGCGGATGCATCGCCTACTGGCGAGGCGACTTCGAGGGGGCGATCGTCCATCTCGACTCCGTCATCGCCGACGGAACCCCGGGGAACAACTTCGAGGCGCTCGCCCGTCTGTACCTCGTGATGAGCCTCATCGCGCTCCGCCGTCAGGACCGCTACTACAACGCCGGGGCACTCCTTCAGGGCGTGAGCAGGGCCGACAAGCACGGAGTCCCGTGGGACACTCTGCGCCGGGTCGTCTCGGCGTGGCTCTCCCATGCCGAAGACAGGGACGACCGCGCGCGCGGCGTCGCCGCACCGGTGCTCTCCGCACGAACGGGCGCGCCCGTGGCGCACGCACGACTCGCCGAGCTCTATCGCGTGATGGGGGAACCCGCGCTCGCCGCACAGGCGCTCCGGCTCGCAAGCACCACTGCGCTCCCCCGCTATGCGCTGGTGAACACTCTCGTCACCTCCGCAGCGCTCAACGCGGAGGCCGGTCGCGGACCTCAGGCTCACGAGCAGCTCGACCGCGCGCTCGAGGCGGCGACCGCGGAGAAGGTCCTCGCGCCCTTCCTGGCGGACGACGAGGTGATCGGCGACCTGCTGGGAGCGCACGTGCACCGAGGCTCACGGCACCACGCACTCCTGCAGAGCATCCTGGAGCGCCGGGGACGCCTCACGAGTCTCCTCGACGGCGTGCTCACTCGGCGCGAGAGCGAGATCCTCGCCTGCCTGCGCACCGAGATGACGGCCGAGGAGATCGCGACGCATCTGGGCATCTCCTACCCGACGGTGAAGACGCACATCCGATCCGTCTATCGCAAGCTCGGGGTCAGCACTCGGCGAGCCGCTGTCCACGCGGTCGATGCACGGTAG
- the ppgK gene encoding polyphosphate--glucose phosphotransferase, with amino-acid sequence MAKAIGVDIGGTGIKAGIVDLTHGTMESDRVRVPTPTGASPQDVLEAVQTVLKTLDVHDSTLPLGVAFPAIVKRGKTLSAANVSKEWVDFDAERFFRDGLGRNIVFVNDADAAGVAESRHGAARDVRGLTLLTTLGTGIGSAFLYDGVLLPNTELGHLNYGTYESVEQWAATSAREREGLSWAAWAERLQAFYSHIEFLFSPDLFVVGGGVSKNAGDFLPLLELKTPIVPAIHRNNSGIIGAASLAGD; translated from the coding sequence ATGGCAAAAGCGATCGGCGTCGATATCGGCGGCACGGGAATCAAGGCTGGAATCGTCGACCTCACGCACGGCACGATGGAATCGGATCGTGTGCGTGTCCCCACCCCCACGGGCGCATCCCCTCAGGATGTCCTCGAGGCCGTGCAGACGGTCCTCAAGACGCTCGACGTGCATGACTCCACTCTTCCGCTCGGTGTCGCCTTCCCGGCGATCGTCAAGCGCGGCAAGACCCTGTCGGCCGCGAACGTGTCCAAGGAGTGGGTGGACTTCGACGCGGAGCGCTTCTTCCGCGACGGTCTCGGACGCAACATCGTCTTCGTGAACGACGCGGATGCCGCCGGAGTCGCGGAGTCGCGCCACGGTGCGGCCAGGGATGTCCGCGGCCTCACGCTGCTGACCACGCTCGGCACCGGCATCGGCTCGGCCTTCCTCTACGACGGCGTGCTGCTGCCGAACACCGAGCTCGGTCACCTGAACTACGGCACCTACGAGTCCGTCGAGCAGTGGGCTGCGACCTCGGCACGCGAGCGCGAGGGCCTCAGCTGGGCCGCATGGGCCGAACGCCTGCAGGCGTTCTACTCGCACATCGAGTTCCTGTTCAGCCCCGACCTCTTCGTGGTCGGCGGCGGGGTCTCGAAGAACGCCGGCGACTTCCTGCCGCTGCTCGAGCTCAAGACGCCGATCGTCCCTGCGATCCACCGCAACAACTCGGGCATCATCGGCGCGGCATCTCTCGCCGGCGACTGA
- a CDS encoding SPOR domain-containing protein: MSDGDDKYWYNSETGQVEFGMISPSADRVGPFDTAAEAARAPEVLKERSRAWAEEEAVEQGWDAKGQGAE; this comes from the coding sequence ATGTCTGACGGTGATGACAAGTACTGGTACAACTCGGAGACCGGGCAGGTCGAGTTCGGCATGATCTCGCCGTCCGCCGACCGAGTCGGTCCGTTCGACACGGCTGCCGAGGCCGCCCGTGCACCCGAGGTCCTGAAGGAGCGTTCGCGCGCCTGGGCCGAAGAAGAAGCAGTCGAGCAGGGCTGGGACGCGAAGGGCCAGGGCGCAGAGTAG
- a CDS encoding AI-2E family transporter, with translation MRRKSNREHIEPVKPAPPSPRPSAAVASLARANPFMLGLLGALGVLVALVIGGIVDQLATVLVYIGVAIFLALGLDPIVRFIERKLPRPAAVAIVVTGVVLAFAGIILAIVPILVQQITNLVEDGPQMVKDIQASGWFKDLNNQFGSAFEDAANGVLSFLKDPGNLADIGGGVFAVGAGIAGGFTGVTIVLILTLYFMASLHGIKRTAARFVPAYQRDTFSELLEDVSGAVGRYVIGQASLALINGVLSLIVLSIIGAPVPALLALIAFIGSMIPLVGTLSASIINSLICLFVSPVTALIAIIYYLVYMQIEAYILSPRIMSKAVAVPGALVVIAAVAGGALGGILGALVAIPVAASIIIIVQKVLFPAQDRKTAPPTLSAP, from the coding sequence ATGCGTCGGAAGTCGAATCGCGAGCACATCGAACCGGTGAAGCCGGCGCCGCCCTCCCCCCGCCCTTCCGCGGCTGTCGCCTCGCTCGCGCGGGCGAACCCGTTCATGCTCGGACTGCTCGGCGCACTCGGCGTTCTCGTGGCGCTGGTGATCGGCGGCATCGTCGACCAGCTCGCCACGGTCCTCGTCTACATCGGTGTCGCGATCTTCCTGGCTCTGGGGCTGGACCCCATCGTCCGATTCATCGAGCGCAAGCTGCCCCGTCCGGCTGCCGTCGCGATCGTCGTCACCGGAGTGGTCCTGGCCTTCGCCGGCATCATCCTCGCGATCGTCCCGATCCTGGTGCAGCAGATCACCAATCTGGTCGAAGACGGCCCGCAGATGGTCAAGGACATCCAGGCATCCGGATGGTTCAAGGATTTGAACAACCAGTTCGGGTCGGCCTTCGAAGACGCGGCGAACGGAGTTCTCTCCTTCTTGAAGGACCCCGGCAACCTCGCCGACATCGGCGGTGGGGTGTTCGCCGTGGGTGCCGGGATCGCCGGCGGCTTCACCGGAGTCACGATCGTCCTGATCCTGACCCTGTACTTCATGGCGTCGCTGCACGGCATCAAGCGCACGGCAGCGCGCTTCGTGCCCGCGTACCAGCGCGACACGTTCAGCGAGCTGCTGGAGGATGTCTCAGGGGCTGTGGGTCGCTACGTGATCGGACAGGCGAGCCTCGCCCTGATCAACGGCGTGCTGAGCCTGATCGTGCTCAGCATCATCGGCGCCCCGGTGCCGGCGCTCCTCGCGCTGATCGCCTTCATCGGATCGATGATCCCCCTGGTCGGTACGCTCTCGGCGTCGATCATCAACTCGTTGATCTGCCTGTTCGTCAGTCCGGTGACCGCACTGATCGCCATCATCTACTACCTCGTCTACATGCAGATCGAGGCATACATCCTCTCGCCGCGCATCATGAGCAAGGCCGTCGCGGTTCCCGGAGCGCTCGTGGTGATCGCCGCGGTCGCCGGAGGAGCGCTCGGAGGAATCCTCGGCGCCCTGGTGGCCATCCCGGTGGCGGCGAGCATCATCATCATCGTCCAGAAGGTCCTGTTCCCCGCTCAGGACCGCAAGACGGCTCCCCCGACGCTCAGCGCCCCCTGA